The Rhizobiaceae bacterium genome contains the following window.
GCCGCCATCGAGATAGAGCGCCGCGATCAGCGCTTCCAGCGCATCGGCGCGGAGATTGATCCTGCGGCGCCCGGTTACGCCGCGCATCTCGCTGCCGACCTTGACCAGATCCGGCAACCCGATCTCCTCCGCGATCTCCGCCAGTATTTCGGCATTGACGAGCGCGTTCAGCCGCACCGACAATTCACCTTCCGGCGCGTCGGGGAAGGCATTGAACAGCAGGTCCGCGATGACCAGGCCGAGCACACGGTCGCCGAGAAATTCAAAGCGCTCATAGTCGATGCCGTCTGAATGGCGGGCGCTGGCGTGGGTCAGGGCGCGCCGGAGGCGCTGCGGGTCGGCAAAACGATGCCCGGTCGACTTCTCCAGCGCCAATGCCAGTTCAGCACCACTGACCGCCTTGGAGGGGCGCTTCTGGCTCACAGGATTTACCGTATGACGTTGAAGAACCGGGTCGGTCGCAACTCGGTGGGCCAACGCCAGATCTCAAGCGGGCTTGCCTTGCCGGCAATCGAGAAGAAAATGATGTTTGCGCGCCCGACAAGGTTCTCCGCAGGCACATACCCCACCGAAAGGCGGCTGTCGGCGGAGTTGTCGCGGTTGTCGCCCATCATGAAATAATGTCCTGCCGGAACGAGGAACTCGCGCGTATTGTCGGTCTCGCTGTCAGGATAGATGTCGAGCGTGTTGTAGGCGACGCCGTTCGGCAAGGTCTCGCGATAGACGTCGATGGGCCGGCTCTCCGCCGTGATGTCGGGATTGTCGATCTGGCCGACCTTTTCGCGAGGCACAGCAACATCATTGATGAAGAGTTGGCCGTTGCGCATCTGGATGCGGTCGCCCGGCAGGCCGATTACCCGCTTGATATAGTCCACCTGCGGGTTGGGCGGATATTTGAAGACCACCACGTCGCCGCGCTTGGGTTCGCTGCCCCAGATACGCCCCTCAAACAGGTTGGGCGAAAATGGCAGCGAATAGCGCGAATAGCCGTAGGCCCATTTGGTCACAAACAGATAGTCGCCTTCCAGCAGCGTTGGACGCATCGAACCCGATGGGATCGAGAAGGGCTGGAAGAAGAGCGTGCGAATGACGAGCGCCAGAAGCAGCGCCTGGACGATGACGGAAACGGTTTCGCCAAGTCCGCCCGATTTCTTTCCAGCCTTGTCAGCCACGCTCATGCTTTCCTCAAATCCGATTTCGCCCGGTATAGTTGCTCAACCTTTTCAGGGCAACGTCGCAGACCGCATCAGTGTGGCGGCATTTCGACAGGAATGGCTTCAATGATCACGAATGCCTGAGCGAGCGGATAATCGTCGGTGATGGTCAGATGCACAAGAGCGCGGTGGCCGGGGGGAAGCATTTGTTCCAGGTGAATGGCCGCGCCACCCGTCAGCTTCATGGTGGGCTTGCCCCCAGGCAGGTTGACGACGCCCATGTCTTTCCAGAATACCCCATCCGAAAGACCCGTTCCGAGCGCCTTGGAACAAGCTTCCTTGGCGGCGAAGCGCTTGGCATAGGAAGCTGCGCGCTGCGACCGGCGTTCGGAGCGCGCTCGCTCGACATCGGTAAATACGCGGGCCAGAAAGCGTTCGCCATGGCGTTCGATCGTTCGCTCAATGCGGCGAATGTCTATCAGGTCGCTGCCGATCCCGATAATCAATCGCGTCGCCTACAGATTGCGGCTGCCGGGCTTCACCGGCGGAATAGCCGCCAGCTCGGGCGGCAACGCATCGGCCGGATAGGCCGGAACCTCATATTCGGCGAGCGCGATCAGCGGCACACCAACATCGGTCTTCCCCGCCGAGCGGTCGATGATGCACGCCGCCGCGACGACTTCCGCGCCAAGCTCGCGCAGGCACTCGATCGTTTCACGGATAGACAGGCCGGTCGTAACGATGTCCTCGACGATGACCACCCGCGCGCCTTTTTCCATCTCGAAGCGGCGCAGCCGGAACTTGCCCTGCTCCCGTTCGACCCAGATGGCCGGGACATGCAGATGGCGCGAAGTTTCATAGGCCGGGATCAGTCCGCCAATCGCCGGTCCGACCACATAGTCGATAGGACCGTTGACCGCCTCGCGAATTTTGTCGGCCAGCGCTCTGCACAGCTTTTCCGTCTTGTCCGCATGCATAAAAACGCGCGCTTTTTGCAGGAAGACGGGACTGCGCAGGCCTGATGTCAGGATGAAATGGCCTTCGAGAACCGCGCCCGCTTCACGGAAGACATCAAGTACTTCGCTGGTTTCCATCTTCGTCCTAGCCATTGACGCGCCGTGCATCGCTGACCGCCGGCGAGTTCTTGAGTTCAGATAGCAGCTGGTTGAGGTGCTTCAGGTGCCAGACTTCCAGATCGAGCGTCATTTCCGTGAAATCCGGCGCAGTGCGCCCCATGGAAAGCGTATGGATGTTGGCGTCGTTATTGGCAATAACCTGGGCGATCTCGGCGAGCGATCCCGGCGCATTGATCGCGGTCACGACGATGCGCGCAGGAAACCGCTCCTTCATGGCCTCGTCAATGTCCCATCGCACGTCGATCCAGCGGTCCGGCTGGTCGTCAAAGGCAGTCAGCGATGGCGACTGGATCGGATAGATGGTTATGCCGAGCCCCGGCTGAATGATGCCCACGATGCGGTCGCCCGGCACCGCCCCTTCCGGCGCGAAGCGCACGGGAAGGTCGCCGCGCACGCCGCGTATCGGCACGGCCCCGCTTGCCTGCTCGTCCGCCTTGCCCTTTTTCGAGGACCGGCCCGGCATCTTGAACAGCATGCCGGCGGCGTTCCGGAGATTGAACCATCCTTCCTCGCGCTGCTTCGGTGCTTGCGGACCGATCCGCTCTTCCTTGTAATCGGGGAAAACCGCCCGCAGCACATCCGTCGAGGACAATTCTCCTCGCCCGACAGCAGCGAGAACGTCGTCTATGTCCTTGCGAGCGAGGCGGTGCAGGACCGCCTTGATCCGATCCTTGTCAAAGCTTCGTCCCGCCCGCGCAAAGGCGCGTTCAAGGATGCGCGCGCCGAGGCCCGAATATTGCTTGCGCACGGCATTCTTGGTCGCCCTGCGAATGGCCGCCCGGGCCTTGCCCGTTACCACCATGTGCTCCCATGCCGCTGGCGGCACCTGCGCCTCGGACCGGATGATCTCGACTTCGTCGCCGTTCTTGAGCTCGGTCATCAGCGGCATGATGCGGCCGTTGACCTTGGCACCCACGCAGGTGTTGCCGACATTTGTGTGCACCGCATAGGCGAAATCGATCGGCGTGGCCCCGCGCGGCAGGGCAATCAGCATGCCCTTCGGCGTGAAACAGAAAACCTGGTCCTGGAAGAGTTCAAGCTTGGTGTTTTCGAGGAAATCCTCGGGATTGTCGCCTTCGGAAAGCTGCTCAATGGTGCGCCGCAGCCATCCATAGGCATTTGTATCCTTTGAGATGGTGGGCGCGGTCCCGATAACCTTGTCCTTATAGATCGCGTGTGCCGCAACGCCGTACTCGGCGATCTCGTTCATCTCGCGCGTGCGGATTTGCAGTTCGATGCGCTGGCGCGAAGGGCCGACAATCGTCGTATGGATAGATCTGTAGTCGTTCTGCTTCGGCGTCGAAATATAGTCCTTGAAGCGACCGGGAACCATCGACCATGTCGTGTGGATGAAGCCAAGCGCCCGATAGCAGTCATCGACGCTCTCGACGATGACACGAAAGCCGAAAATGTCTGAAAGCTGTTCGAAGGACAGCGCTTTTGCCTCCATCTTCCTGAAGACTGACCACGGCTTTTTCTGGCGGCTTTTCACATTGGCCTTGAGATCATGCTCGGCAAAAAGCTCCGAGAGGGACGTCTCGATCTCATCGATAACGGCTTTGCTGCGCTGGGTAAGGTCCGCGAGGCGCTCGGTGACGGTCCGGTAGGCGTCGGGATTGATGGTTCGGAAAGCGAGGTCTTCCAGTTCCTCGCGCACGCCCTGCATGCCCATGCGCCCGGCCAGAGGCGCATAAATGTCCATTGTTTCTTCCGCGATGCGAGACCGCTTCTCGACAGGCATGTGGTCGAGGGTGCGCATATTGTGTATGCGGTCGGCGAGCTTGACGAGAAGAACGCGGATGTCGTCGGAAATCGCCAGCAGTAGCTTGCGCAGGTTCTCCGCCTGCTCCGCCTTCTTGGAAACGAGATCGAGTTTCTTGAGCTTCGTCAGCCCTTCGACCAGTTTGCCGAGTTCGGGACCGAAAAGCTCGTCAATCTCCTGGCGCGTGGCGCTGGTGTCCTCGATCGTGTCATGCAGCAGCGCGACCGCGATGGTCGCCTCGTCCAGATGCATGTCGGTGAGAATGGCCGCAACTTCGAGCGGATGCGAGAAATAGGGATCGCCGGAAGCGCGCTTTTGATGTCCATGCTTTTGCATCGCATAGACGTAGGCCTTGTTCAGCAGCGCTTCGTTCACTTCGGGCTTGTAGCGCTGGACACGCTCCACAAGCTCGTATTGGCGCATCATGGCAGTAGTCTCGGCAGTCGAATAAACATCATGCGCCGCATAGGGTAATGCGGCGCATGACAGATGTATCTATACAATGACGCGCGCGAAAGAGCCGCTCGAGCCGGGCAATCAGAAATCGTCGCTTTTCTCAGGAGCGACAAGACCTTCGATGCCGGCAAGTAGTTCCTCTTCGCTCATGCGGTCGAACGCGACATTGTCGTCATCGACGACTGCTTCGGTGGTTTCGGATGCGGCCTGGTCGGGAAGCTCCGGAGCTTCAGCTTCCGGTTCGTCCACCTCAACATGCTTCTGCAGGGAGTGAATGAGGTCTTCCTTCAAATCCTCCGGCGCAAGCATCTCATCTGCGATTTCACGGAGCGCCACGACCGGATTCTTGTCGTTGTCGCGCGGAACAGTGATTGCCGCGCCTTGCGAAATCAGACGGGCGCGATGGCTGGCGAGCAGGACCAACTCGAAGCGATTGTCCACCTTGTCGATGCAATCTTCAACAGTCACGCGGGCCATTGAGCGCCCCTTTCATCATCGTGTTCTTGCGGAGAAAACGGGCACATAGCTTGGGCGCGCTCGAATTTCAAGTGCGCAACCTCGCATCACGAAGAAAAACCGCTGGCGCACCCGCCATGTTTTTGCCAAGAACCGCGCCGAATTCTGGTGGGTGCAGCGACGTAACGTTGCAGCGTTTGTTCAAGTTTTTAGAGGAAACTATACTTATGTTCGATTCCCGTGAACGCATCGCATTGTTCATTGACGGTGCAAATCTTTACGCGACCTCCCGCTCTCTCGGCTTCGATCTCGACTACCGCAAGCTGCTTTCCTACTTTCAGAAGCGCGGCTACCTGCTGCGGGCTTATTACTACACCGCGTTGATCGAAGATCAGGAGTATTCTTCGATCCGGCCGTTGATCGACTGGCTCGACTACAATGGCTATCGCGTGGTGACCAAGCCGGCCAAGGAGTTCACGGATGCGGCGGGTCGGCGCAAGATCAAGGGCAACATGGACATTGAGCTTGCAATCGACGCGCTCGAACTGACGGAAGTGCTCGATCACTATGTCATATTCTCCGGCGACGGCGATTTCCGCACGCTGGTCGAGGCTTTGCAGCGCAAGGGCAAGAAGGTCAGCGTGGTGTCCACGATGGCGTCCCAGCCGCCTATGATCTCGGACGATCTGCGGCGACAGGCCGACCATTTCATAGATCTGACGAGCCTGAAGACCGAGATCGGGCGCGATCCTAATGAACGCCCTCCCCGGCGCATAGAGCACGCGGAAGCCGCAGAAGATTTCTGACGCCGCGATGGCGCCCAGCGCCCTGCCTGAGCCGGATCGCAATTGCGCCGTTTGCCCGCGCCTGCACGATTTCATTGCCGGCTGGCGCCAGCGGGAGCCTGACTGGCACAATGCGCCTGTGCCGACATGGCTGCCTCGAGGCGGAATCGAAAATGTGCGTCTTCTGATTGTCGGGCTTGCACCCGGCCTGCGCGGCGCCAACCGCACCGGACGGCCCTTCACCGGGGATTTCGCCGGCGACCTGCTCTATTCCACCTTGATCGGGATGGGTTTTGCGCAAGGTGTGTTCAAGGCGAGGGTCGACGACGGGCTTGAACTCATTGAAACCGCGATCACCAATGCGGTGCGGTGCGTTCCCCCGGAAAACAAGCCGGTCGGGGCGGAGATTTCGGCGTGCCGCCAGTTTCTCGCGCCCACCATTTCTGCGCTCCCCCGACTTCAAGCCATCGTGACGCTCGGGGCGATTGCGCATCAATCGACGGTGCGGGCGCTCGGCGAACGGGTCGCGGCATATCCCTTCAAACATGGCGCTCGGTTCGAGGCGAAGTGCATTGCAATATTTCCGAGCTACCATTGCTCCCGATACAATACGAATACAGGTGTCCTGACTGCCGAAATGTTCACTAACGTGTTTCGGAACGTGCGTAGTTTCCTTGACGCTTGATGCAGTCACAAATGCAAAGCGGCGGCTTGAAGCCGCCGCTTTTGTTTGCGCTCAGCCGCGCCTTAGAGGTGCGTGCTGTACTGTTCAGGATTTAGGGGCTTAGGCTTGAACGCCACCGTTGGCCGCGGCGCAAGCGCCGGACGACGGTTTGTTTTCCTGATTGCAGGTGACGAAACGGCTGTTTCTTCTTTCCTGTGGCGCCGCAGCCAAGCAGGCATGTATTCAGCGACAAAACGATCTGCGACCGACATCGACCTATCCTCCCGATAGACGCTCCCGATGCATCCTCTGAAAGGCGTATAATACGCCTCCATAAGGCTATGCGCCATAGAGTTTGATACAGACCCTTTCTAC
Protein-coding sequences here:
- the rnc gene encoding ribonuclease III produces the protein MSQKRPSKAVSGAELALALEKSTGHRFADPQRLRRALTHASARHSDGIDYERFEFLGDRVLGLVIADLLFNAFPDAPEGELSVRLNALVNAEILAEIAEEIGLPDLVKVGSEMRGVTGRRRINLRADALEALIAALYLDGGMEVARAFVHRHWLARSQVFDPGRRDAKTELQEWAHQFVQATPTYKVLSREGPDHDPVFTVEVHIAGLTEATGTGRSKREAEQAAAASVLLRESVWKAQVEPQ
- the lepB gene encoding signal peptidase I codes for the protein MSVADKAGKKSGGLGETVSVIVQALLLALVIRTLFFQPFSIPSGSMRPTLLEGDYLFVTKWAYGYSRYSLPFSPNLFEGRIWGSEPKRGDVVVFKYPPNPQVDYIKRVIGLPGDRIQMRNGQLFINDVAVPREKVGQIDNPDITAESRPIDVYRETLPNGVAYNTLDIYPDSETDNTREFLVPAGHYFMMGDNRDNSADSRLSVGYVPAENLVGRANIIFFSIAGKASPLEIWRWPTELRPTRFFNVIR
- the acpS gene encoding holo-ACP synthase; amino-acid sequence: MIIGIGSDLIDIRRIERTIERHGERFLARVFTDVERARSERRSQRAASYAKRFAAKEACSKALGTGLSDGVFWKDMGVVNLPGGKPTMKLTGGAAIHLEQMLPPGHRALVHLTITDDYPLAQAFVIIEAIPVEMPPH
- the pyrE gene encoding orotate phosphoribosyltransferase; this encodes METSEVLDVFREAGAVLEGHFILTSGLRSPVFLQKARVFMHADKTEKLCRALADKIREAVNGPIDYVVGPAIGGLIPAYETSRHLHVPAIWVEREQGKFRLRRFEMEKGARVVIVEDIVTTGLSIRETIECLRELGAEVVAAACIIDRSAGKTDVGVPLIALAEYEVPAYPADALPPELAAIPPVKPGSRNL
- a CDS encoding bifunctional (p)ppGpp synthetase/guanosine-3',5'-bis(diphosphate) 3'-pyrophosphohydrolase produces the protein MMRQYELVERVQRYKPEVNEALLNKAYVYAMQKHGHQKRASGDPYFSHPLEVAAILTDMHLDEATIAVALLHDTIEDTSATRQEIDELFGPELGKLVEGLTKLKKLDLVSKKAEQAENLRKLLLAISDDIRVLLVKLADRIHNMRTLDHMPVEKRSRIAEETMDIYAPLAGRMGMQGVREELEDLAFRTINPDAYRTVTERLADLTQRSKAVIDEIETSLSELFAEHDLKANVKSRQKKPWSVFRKMEAKALSFEQLSDIFGFRVIVESVDDCYRALGFIHTTWSMVPGRFKDYISTPKQNDYRSIHTTIVGPSRQRIELQIRTREMNEIAEYGVAAHAIYKDKVIGTAPTISKDTNAYGWLRRTIEQLSEGDNPEDFLENTKLELFQDQVFCFTPKGMLIALPRGATPIDFAYAVHTNVGNTCVGAKVNGRIMPLMTELKNGDEVEIIRSEAQVPPAAWEHMVVTGKARAAIRRATKNAVRKQYSGLGARILERAFARAGRSFDKDRIKAVLHRLARKDIDDVLAAVGRGELSSTDVLRAVFPDYKEERIGPQAPKQREEGWFNLRNAAGMLFKMPGRSSKKGKADEQASGAVPIRGVRGDLPVRFAPEGAVPGDRIVGIIQPGLGITIYPIQSPSLTAFDDQPDRWIDVRWDIDEAMKERFPARIVVTAINAPGSLAEIAQVIANNDANIHTLSMGRTAPDFTEMTLDLEVWHLKHLNQLLSELKNSPAVSDARRVNG
- the rpoZ gene encoding DNA-directed RNA polymerase subunit omega, with the protein product MARVTVEDCIDKVDNRFELVLLASHRARLISQGAAITVPRDNDKNPVVALREIADEMLAPEDLKEDLIHSLQKHVEVDEPEAEAPELPDQAASETTEAVVDDDNVAFDRMSEEELLAGIEGLVAPEKSDDF
- a CDS encoding NYN domain-containing protein, translated to MFDSRERIALFIDGANLYATSRSLGFDLDYRKLLSYFQKRGYLLRAYYYTALIEDQEYSSIRPLIDWLDYNGYRVVTKPAKEFTDAAGRRKIKGNMDIELAIDALELTEVLDHYVIFSGDGDFRTLVEALQRKGKKVSVVSTMASQPPMISDDLRRQADHFIDLTSLKTEIGRDPNERPPRRIEHAEAAEDF
- a CDS encoding uracil-DNA glycosylase, whose amino-acid sequence is MAPSALPEPDRNCAVCPRLHDFIAGWRQREPDWHNAPVPTWLPRGGIENVRLLIVGLAPGLRGANRTGRPFTGDFAGDLLYSTLIGMGFAQGVFKARVDDGLELIETAITNAVRCVPPENKPVGAEISACRQFLAPTISALPRLQAIVTLGAIAHQSTVRALGERVAAYPFKHGARFEAKCIAIFPSYHCSRYNTNTGVLTAEMFTNVFRNVRSFLDA